The Streptomyces sp. NBC_01463 DNA window TAGTAGTCCATGAGCTTCTCGGCGTTGGTCTTGTGCCGGGCCTTGGCCGGGACCAGCATGTTGTCGCTGGAGGTGATGTATCCGGCGGCCGGGATGGCGAACTTGATGTCCGGGTTCCCGGCCTGGAGCTGGATGATGTCGCCGGCCCAGGCGACGCAGGCGGCGATGTCGCCCTTGTCGAGGTCGGCGGTGTAGTCGTTGCCGGTGAAGCGGCGTATCTGGTTCTTGTCGACGCCCTTCTGGAGCCGGCCTATCGCCGCGTCGTAGTCGGCGTCGGTGAACTTCCCCGGGTCCTTGCCCATGTCGAGCAGGGTCATCCCGACGGAGTCGCGCATCTCGGAGAGGAAACCGACCCGGCCCTTGAGGGTGGGGTCGTCGAGCAGCTGGGTCACCGAGTCGACCTTGCGGCCGCCGGTCGCCTTGGAGTTGTAGGCGATGACGGTCGGGATGCCGGTCCAGGGGTAGGAGTAGGCGCGGCCGGGGTCCCAGTCGGGGGTGCGGAACTGGGCCGAGAGGTTGGCGAAGGCGTGCGGCAGGTTCGACGGGTCGAGCTTCTGGGCCCAGCCGAGCCGGATGATGCGGGCGGCCAGCCAGTCGGTGACGATGATCAGGTCACGGCCGGTGTCCTGGCCGGCCGCGAGCTGCGGTTTTATCTTCCCGAAGAACTCGACGTTGTCGTTGATGTCCTCGGTGTACTTGACCTTGATCCCGGTGCGTTCGGTGAACGCGTCCAGGGTGGGCCGGTGCTTCTCGTCCTCGCTGACGTCCATGTACTCGGTCCAGTTGGAGAAGTTGACCCGCTTCTCCTTGGCCGAGTGGTCGTCCGAGGCCGCCGCCGCGTCACCCTCCCGTTTGGCGGGCGGGATGCCGCACGCGCTCAGTGTCCCCAGGCCGCCGGCCGCGAGCGCGCCGAGACCTGAGGCGCGCAACAGCGACCGGCGGGTGAGGGCTCCCCTGCCGTTGGTCAGACTCCGGCGCATCGCGGCCAGCTGGGCCGCGGAGAGACGCTCGGGCTCGTACTGCTCCATACGCGTTGCCCTTTCGGGTGGGTATGCGGCCGGTCCGGCCTGGTTATCGGTCCCCGAAGATCGTGCGGTGCCAGTCCTTCCGGGCGACCGCGGTGTTGTCGTACATCACGTGCTTGACCTGCGTGTACTCCTCGAAGGAGTACGACGACATGTCCTTGCCGAAGCCGCTGGCCTTGTATCCGCCGTGCGGCATCTCGCTGATGATCGGAATGTGGTCGTTCACCCACACGCAGCCCGCCTTGATCTCGCGGGTGGCGCGGCCCGCCCGGTACAGGTCGCGGGTCCAGGCGGAGGCGGCGAGTCCGTACGGGGTGTCGTTGGCCAGCGCGATGCCCTCGTCGTCGGTGTCGAAGGGCAGCACGACCAGGACCGGGCCGAAGATCTCGGACTGGACGATCTCGCTGTCCTGGGCGGCACCGGCGACCAGGGTCGGCCGGTAGTAGGCGCCGTCCGCCAGCTCGCCGCCGGGGGCCTCGCCGCCGGTGACGACGGTGGCGTAGGCGCGGGCGCGCTCGACGAAACCGGCGACCCGGTCGCGCTGGGCGTGGCTGATCAGCGGGCCGAGGTCGGTCTTCGGGTCGAACGGGTCGCCGAGCCGGACGGTCTCCATCAGCGCGGCGACGCCCTGCACGAAGGCGTCGTACAGCGGGCGCTGGACGTAGGCGCGGGTGGCCGCCGTGCAGTCCTGGCCGGTGTTGATCAGGGAGCCCGCGACGGCTCCGTTGACCGCGGCCTCCAGGTCGGCGTCGTCGAAGACGAGGAAGGGGGCCTTGCCGCCGAGTTCGAGGTGGAGCCGCTTGACGGTGGAGGTGGCGATCTCCGCGACGCGCTTGCCGACGGCGGTGGAGCCGGTGAAGGAGGTCATCACGACGTCCGGGTGGCCGACGAGGTGCTCGCCGGCGTCCTTGCCCGCGCCGGTGACGATGTTGATCACACCGTCCGGGATGCCCGCCTCGGTGGCCGCCTGCGCGAACATCAGCGAGGTCAGCGGGGTGATCTCGGCGGGCTTGAGCACGATGGTGTTGCCCGCGGCGACGGCCGGGAGGACCTTCCAGGCGGCCATCTGGAGCGGGTAGTTCCAGGGTGCGATGGAGCCGATGACACCGATCGCCTCACGCCGTACGTGCGAGGTGTGGTCGCCGGAGTACTCACCGGCGGACTTCCCCTCCAAATGGCGGGCGGCGCCGGCGAAGAAGGAGGTGTTGTCGACCGTGCCCGGGACGTCGAACTCGGTGGAGAGCTTGACGGGCTTGCCGCACTGGAGGGACTCCGCGTACGCGAAGTCGTCCGCCTGCTCGGCGAGGACGGCGGCGAAGCGGTGCATCGCATCGGACCGCTCGCCGGGGGTGGCCCCGGACCAGCCGGGGAAGGCCTCGCGCGCCGCGGCGACGGCCGCGTCGACATCGGCCGTGCCGGCCAGCTCGTACGTGTAGACGGTGGCGCCGGTCGCCGGGTTCACGACCTCGTGCGTGCG harbors:
- a CDS encoding spermidine/putrescine ABC transporter substrate-binding protein — translated: MEQYEPERLSAAQLAAMRRSLTNGRGALTRRSLLRASGLGALAAGGLGTLSACGIPPAKREGDAAAASDDHSAKEKRVNFSNWTEYMDVSEDEKHRPTLDAFTERTGIKVKYTEDINDNVEFFGKIKPQLAAGQDTGRDLIIVTDWLAARIIRLGWAQKLDPSNLPHAFANLSAQFRTPDWDPGRAYSYPWTGIPTVIAYNSKATGGRKVDSVTQLLDDPTLKGRVGFLSEMRDSVGMTLLDMGKDPGKFTDADYDAAIGRLQKGVDKNQIRRFTGNDYTADLDKGDIAACVAWAGDIIQLQAGNPDIKFAIPAAGYITSSDNMLVPAKARHKTNAEKLMDYYYEPPVAAQLAAYINYVCPVDGVRAELARIDKAMAANTLILPDKAMAARSHAFRSLTSKEETAYEEKFAKLIGA
- a CDS encoding gamma-aminobutyraldehyde dehydrogenase; translated protein: MGNSFQVQDRFADGAQYIGGRLRPGTSGRTHEVVNPATGATVYTYELAGTADVDAAVAAAREAFPGWSGATPGERSDAMHRFAAVLAEQADDFAYAESLQCGKPVKLSTEFDVPGTVDNTSFFAGAARHLEGKSAGEYSGDHTSHVRREAIGVIGSIAPWNYPLQMAAWKVLPAVAAGNTIVLKPAEITPLTSLMFAQAATEAGIPDGVINIVTGAGKDAGEHLVGHPDVVMTSFTGSTAVGKRVAEIATSTVKRLHLELGGKAPFLVFDDADLEAAVNGAVAGSLINTGQDCTAATRAYVQRPLYDAFVQGVAALMETVRLGDPFDPKTDLGPLISHAQRDRVAGFVERARAYATVVTGGEAPGGELADGAYYRPTLVAGAAQDSEIVQSEIFGPVLVVLPFDTDDEGIALANDTPYGLAASAWTRDLYRAGRATREIKAGCVWVNDHIPIISEMPHGGYKASGFGKDMSSYSFEEYTQVKHVMYDNTAVARKDWHRTIFGDR